AGCTTTTTATGTTATGCAAgatattcttttctttaatgTAAACAAAGTTGCATACTACGAgctctttatttatttatgcatatatatgaaaaaagaGAAACTCACTGCTTAGTGACTGTGATCTTCAAGACTTCAACTGGTATATTCTTGCAATATTGACATGTGAACTTTTGATAGTGTATTTCTCTAGAGTAGATTTTATAGATGTCTATGAAATGTTCTAAGGGATAGGCCTCTGGACATCCAGATGCCCAACTATGTCCCACTTATTCTCATCTTGCATCATGTGATTGCCATAATTATTAGATTATTGTCTTAATTTATACCAGCACTAAGTCTAATTTTCCTTTCATATATGGGAAGCATGTCTGCATTTTGAGTGAAGTTGGAGTCTctttatgaatttgatttaGCTTCATATCTTTGAGTAAAGTTGGTGTCTGCTTAATATTACATCTGCATGATATGCTAAGAGAGTCTTCTCATTGCATTCAGATGTTTGAAGACAATAAACAGTAAAAAATATGGAGTTGATCTGGTTAGCTTTACCTCTCATCCTACAACTGTTATTTACTCGTCAAAGAATGGCTGGGATGGTATGTATTTCAGATTACTCACATGACTATATTTTGAGGTAACACATGCCAGCACTAACTAACATATCCAACTCCAACAGAATCACTACGACTTCTTTCGTTGCATGATAACAAGTACTTGAGGTACTTCAAGGGTCATCATGACAGGCATGCAGACTGAACCTTACAGTGGCTTTCATCTTCTAGAATTTAGCATTCTCTTTTATGAATGAGTATAATAATAGAGAATACGATATTGGATTCACAGGGTTGTTTCTCTGAGTCTCTGCTCCAGAAATGATTGTTTTGTTTCTGGATCACTGGATAGAACTGTATTGCTTTGGGACCAAAGGGCTGAGAAATGTCAGGTGCAGATTcttaatttgttgaattattttctcattgaTCATTGTTGAAAGTGTTCCTCTGGAAGTAGGGTCTTCTACGTGTTCAAGGGAGACCAGCTGCAGCTTATGACGATCAAGGACTTGTTTTTTCTGTTGCCTTTGGAGGATACATAAGAATGTTTGATACTAGGAAATATGAAAAGGTCAGAATATATCACATGAGTGAATCATCATAAATGTCAACTATTTACAGTTCTTCAGGTTCTGATTAAGAAACTGTTTATAGGGCCCTTTTGACATATTTTCTCTTGGGGGAGATGTTTCAGAAGCCAATGTTGTGAAGTTCAGTAATGACGGAGGACTTATGCTTCTGACAACGTCAAATGGACATATTCATGTCCTTGATTCATTCCGTGGAACCCTTGTGAGCTGTCTCATATTTCCCTAGAAAGCTCACATGCAATTTATTAGCTTCACTAGATGAGAGTGggttcttattttaatttttccttttgctCTAGTTGGCGACACACAACGTCAAGCCAGTTTCAAGCAATTCTACTTTGGAGGCTTCTTTCAGTCCTGAGGGAACGTTTGTCATATCAGGTTCAACATCCTACTTGTTTGCAGGAGACTTTGATATCAATGTTCTTTTATGTAGTTTTATATTGCagaagttttatttttccaacatattatattatttttcatcataTCATACTTAAGAAGATGTCCCCAAGTggtgtttgataaaaaaaacattatccATCGTATACAAACAATTTGTTTCTACCAAATCCAGTTGAAGAGTTGAATTGATGTATTTCTGATCTAATGCCGATTGGTTATTTTGAGAGAATAAAGCTATTTGTAAAGGAAGTGAGGAACTACTTTATTTCAGCTCTTTTGCCTGcttgattcataatttacCATACATTGGGTAACTGCCAGCTCAAGATCAATATTGgttgtttttatattgtttcatACAATAGAGTTTTTTATTGCTACTCGCTACCAAAATATCTAATTTCTTGCTGTCTCGTGTGTATCTGTGATCCTTGTGAATGTGAGCTCATGAAGCGTTTTTGTGTTGGATTTGATACATCCAGGCTAGTTGAGAGGCACtgacaattttcttttcatttcttgattttaatcTACATGGAAGGTTCTGGAGATGGTAGTGTTTACGTTTGGAGTGTTCGAAGTGGAAAAGAGGTATTAAAACTGCTTTTACTCCCTTgtagtttgtttttttgaatttcatttttcattcttcacccttttttcttcattcttcACTCTTCTTTTGTCCTATTATGCTGAGGGTTATCAACCATTTATTAAATGACTcgtaatattttctttaactAACTCATAAAGAAATTGATTCTCATTGAACAAAGATTCATAAGCTGcatgaataaaaaatgtatagtGCACGTGTGCACTTTAATTACCGGAAAAACTTGCATACGAAGACTATTGTCAGCTTTCtgatattataaaatctatctaaattgtgatattaattttgctaataCATGGCAGGACTTTTGCATATTAGTCCTGCAGAACTAATATTTATCATGTGCTGATCCATCTCAACATTGTAAACTACAATTATTGCTGGAAACTGGAAAGCTATACTACTGTCTTCATTGTTTGTACATGTTTCAGGTTGCTAGTTGGATGAGTACTGAAGCAGAACCACCTGTAATCAAATGGGCTCCAGGAAACTTAATGTTTGTAACTGGCTCTTCTGAATTATCCTTTTGGATACCCGACTTATCTAAACTCGCAGCTTACGTTGGAAGGAAGTAGGACTTTCCAATGATCCCTTCTCTGTGCTCTGCCTGCATGTCTGTGGTGTGCTGTGCTGTTACTAGGTAATCCAACAGAATGACAAGCGGTTTCTTATTCACTACTGAACTTCTGCTTATCTGCTGGAACAAATCAGCATGAAGAGATGGAGATTATGAACTATTGCTGCATCTCCTCCACACAAGGAATCAAAGCGGTTGTATATGCTTTCAATATTCTTCCATCTCATGGCTGACACTTAAAGTCTGGAGCATGAGGGAGGCTGAAGATTGTCTGAGCAGTAAGTTATCTTGAAGCGTCTAGATAGTTATGCCATGTAACTCTCTTACATCAACATGGTCTTTCTCTGGTagatttttccttttatagcTCGATGAGGTACACAATATATGTTAGAAGTAGAACCTTGGATGCTATAGCTCTTTTGACTTGCGAAGACTTGTTTGGGTTCTAATGTATATCTTGCTTGCTACTTCTAATTATGTATATCAGTATATGCATAAAATGTGTGGTTGGGCTCGGTATCACATTTGTTTTCGTTAGACGATCTAATCATAGTTTTGTAACAAGAATTGTGAGTGTATGACTGCCTCGACTGGCTAGAGAATACGCTTGTTCATTTATATGTTTCCAATATATACTTCAGGAaatgactaatttttttcacagCATGAAAGATTTAAAAGGAATGTGAGAATTATGTTTCGCAACCAGCAATGGAAAGTTGTACTGTATCTGAAttgcattcttattttgatatCTCATTTGCTTCCATCCCCTTTttaccataattttttttgttttgtttataatgAATCACCATAGTCTCCAAATCATTAATTAGCTACATCCCCACACTAGAAGTGAAGTTGTAATTGTACCTGTTTCTAGAGAGAGATTAAAGAATAGGGAAACTAAATCTTGATGGATGAGGATGCTCCATTGCACTTTGCACATGTACTCCTTACCCTTATTTTTTGGGATTGTGCGTCATTAGTTGCCATAAAGCATGCAGTATTGTCAAACCAATTTCAGCAAATCCCATCCACATAAAATCTTTCTGATTGCTACCTTCTAATAATCATTAACATAACTAATCTTTCTCTCAGTTTAATTTAGGTCAGTAGGGTTCATCCACTAATGATGTGAGAATATGcataattattcattcaatAAAATGACGTATGCTTTAAGTACTAGTATGTAATAAagtgttactccctccgtcccataaaagttgagacaaaacttttgggcacggaggtaagaatttatatattaaataaataagagagatgaaaaaagtagaaagataagagagagtaaagtaaatgatggaataaaaaaagagtgattagatgttttgtcttttgttagaaaaggaaatgacccaactttgttgggacggactaaaaaggaatacgactcaacttttatgggacggagggagtattatttaaatagtgTCATAGTATAGTGTTGTTATTGAAGTAATGATGTAGAGAGAGTGTGATTGGATAGATGTATTAatagtgatttattttttccaaaaaaaagatGCGACATTTTTATGCGACATCAGAAATTATAGTGTGATATCATCTTGGGATTgaaaaagtattttaatataaaagggTATTATGTCATGTTTTATAGATGGTAATTTTCGTGAATCTCttgtatagtatattaaaaatgtcaattcaaatatatgaaaattcaaataaatgttatcaaattttattatctaaaCGTATACGATTGGTATTTCgatgaaatttttataaaattacttttaattcgatatatgttttgtaaaagaaatattttaaatcaacaTAGTTATAGTTTggagaaattttttaatagagagtacataattaattataaataataaaattaagtttcAAATAATACTTGTGTTGACATATTTTACACACAGAGTTGACATCGCGTGAGGTTTGATCTTGGCCGCCTGTTTTGAAAtttgacaaactaaaattgatACTCTTATAACACCAATAGATAGTTATCATTCAAATGGAAGACTCAACATCAAAGATCGTTTTTCAGATTTAGCACCTCTAAAATCATTGGTGGTAGGTGTATCTTTGGAAAGAAGAATCAGAAACACTGGAACACGTCAATTTCAGTTGCAAGATGTCTAGCAAGCTCCGAAACTATTGTTGTGAAAGATGAAACAGTTCTTTGTGCTTACCCAGTGAACCGACAACTTGCCTCCTTTCCAAATGTTTGACGATAAAATGTGGACCTCCATATAATGTTTAACGTTGTAACTTAGAACTACATGGAATATCATAAATAGGGTGATTTTTTATGACTTTAAGGCCATCCACATCCCTGTCACAATACCGTCTCATCCTTAACTATTCATAGGCCCCACTGCACTTTTTaccccatctcttaactaagaggcAACcctcccttaactattcattcaatttcattttttatttttatttccaacaaattcaattaatatttcattgaaatattaaattaatactagtaatttataaaatcattaaaaaccacgaaaattacaacatccgaaaatacgaaaaatacataattgaaatttgggagaagaataATGTTTTGAGATGAAGAATGTAGAGTGTTTGGGTGAGaatagagagttttttttatggtggatcatttgtgggaatgatttgatattatagaagtgattgagggcttaaaaaaattaaaatattgaaaaaaacgGCCATAAGCAGCTAGTTTTTTTgggggaattttttttttccgattttttttaaaaaaactttttttttcaacggatataaacgacgcccactcgcgaccggcgagtgggcgtcacggcCGCACGGGAGCTTGCCACGTGGCCAACGCGCGTGGCGAGCCAGCTCGCCAACATGCTCTCGACGGAGGGATATGGACGAGACGGGGTGGCCGCATCGCTGGCTCGATGCTGTCTCGTCTCGCCGAGACGAGACCGAGCTGGCAACGAGCCAGCGCTACGGATGCCCTAACCTCATTTGGGATTtgaaattactccctccgtctcctaTTAATTGTACACTTTGgtttcggcacgggttttaataaatgtaatggaaagtaggttaaaaagttagtgtaatatgagtcccacttttatttattggttttataatgaaaatgtgagtgaaataagttagtgaaatacgaacctacttattatttatgataaaagtgaaagtggaCAATTGACGAAGGAACAGACAAAAGATGCAAAGTGGTCCATTAatggggatggagggagtataggATACCACTCGGAGGAGTTTGATGACGACACAAATTGATTTTTCAGGCTCTATCACTGTGTTTTTGGGTgcttcttattttttcatttgttacaTAACTTGACGTTAGCTGATATGTTAATTaaagatttatttttgaattaaaaaaatatttcgaAACTAAATCTTGGCCTAggtaactatatatatatgccaCGTGAATAAATCTTGACATAGAAATGTATACACAAAAGAATGAAAGAGCAAAGTGAATTGGTACAGCGCCTATGACTGCTGACTGCAAAACATATAATTTGTGGCATTTTCGATGCAAATACACAAACTTCAATATATACACacagaaattaaataatttatgtacgTATTCATCAAAAATAACGGCTCAATATCCCCTACTTTAAAACTTTGATCATTGATCCTATCACTTCTACCTTTTGCAGTCTAATTTTCAACACCCCAATTATTACATCGCATCAaagttacatttttttatataatcgATGTCCTATAATTATTATGGATAATTGCCGgtttttagtttctttataCATATTCAGCACAATACCTTTGAGGTAGCCCATAGTTGtcaaattttgtcatttttgtgaAGTTCATCACACAGAGCTCGACCCAATTTTTACCGCTGAATAAAAACCACAATTACTGTAATCATCAActatttatttagaatattgatGTATTTACAGAAATAATTTACTGCAAATTTTTCCAAGCCTTAACGATGAAGTTTGAGAGTTGCGCCAAATTCGTGTATGTCGCAAAATAGAAGTCACCTGCACTAAAACTACAATATTTAAGAGAAATGATGTTTAGTAGGCTAAGCGGAGAAAGTATAACACGcaagagaataatattgagagaataaaataaagtaattaaagaaataaaaagttttgatttttatcaaaaaaaaaatgcattattTTATCTGGGATGacccaaaatagaaagtgaCTCACTTATAGTGTAACAGAgagaataattattattgcGCGCACAACTGATACCGGACTAAATGTAGCTAGTTAGTGAGAACTTCGCTTTATATGCGCGTTTGGTTTAGTAATAGATGGCTACTGATCGACGACCAAAAATCTCAGgtttaatttagatttaattctatatattaattaattattaaaagaaaaaaactcaTTCACACTGTCatggaaaattaattaacattaaaatatcaagaaCTTAATAAATACTGTATTTATTAGTAgattttaacataatttatgacattaaacttttttttttgaatgcttaaatatattttcaaaaacattGAGCTTTATAGAAATTTGAATCAACTCGTCGTTATCTCAAGGGGAATGTACGAAATGATGCCATTTAGTACTCCGTATGATCTAAGTagtaaacaaaatttgatcaacatttattatatactccttttATAAGAGAATCAGATGAATCTTCGATATCGAATGATTTTTCAAACTAAGCAAAAgtacatatcatttttaataaaggCTAAAAGAATTGGATTATAAACTATACTTGCAAGGAAAGTCCTACACTTTTTAAAGGAATTAAGAACCTCattgtagtatatatatatatagttgagtgaaattcttcttcaattttcaaacGAACAAGTTGAAAATGTTAGCATTTAATTGCTTTGAAAAATTTCTGAATTTGGATCATTATAGATAGCTAACTGTCATTGGCCCTTTTTCTTCACACTACTACAACTAGTTTGGTAAATAGTTGTGGGGATTGCTTGTAAGAAcagtaaattaaatactccttaACATATATACCACTATGTCAAcatcaataatttaatgttacaataaataattataggttcttttttccaaattaattcCAGTACTCTGAGTGATACTAGGCCTCCACCAGTTCTTATTATGCACTCcatagttgaatattttaaaatatgagttcaaatcaatcaatattaaatagagCTTCCAATTCAAAATAACCAACATTAGTCACCATTGCAATATAATGTTGCAAATTATCATTAATCCGTAATCAAATCATATGGAAAGGCACACACACTATGTGTCCATATGTTATAAATCAAGCCAATTTGGGTATCACCACCACAATACTAagcttaatttaattacactagCTAGATCAAcccataattataaatatagattCATTAAAAGTCCCTAATTTAGAAAGGGTAAGTAAGtcaccatcatcatcaattcATCATATGATAGagattaatagtactaatgaATTTGTACAACTATTTCATTGTAGTAGCCCTAGTTAGATATATTGACGCCTTAGTGACGGAATCCGGCGGCGTAGGGGTTGAGGCTGAGCTCCAACGAACCGGCGGCGATGGCATCTTCGCCGCGGTGGTGCCAGTCTTGCTTGGCGTCGCCGTGCATTGGGAAGAGGGGGAGGGTCTCGATCTCCGAGGCCTCCTCCTCCGTGGTTTGAAGTAGGGTTTGGTCGTTGATGCTTCTTGACATTTCAAGAAAAGGGTAGGGCGAAGGATAGGGATCAACCCCAAACCATGCCAAATTCTGCCCTCCCACATTTGCATTTGGTGTTATGGAGCATTCCTGCATCATTACAAgcaaaaatatgactcttttataatgaattccatcaataaattactaattaattaagcttgACTCATAAGCTAATTAGGTCTTGCCCCTATTTCTCCCACCCCTCAACTTCTTGAAGgtgaaattattgaaaaataaatttgaaccAGAAGATCaaagttttgaaaaatgaaaatgagccaagaaaactctctctctctctaaattttcctaaagattaattttggataatgaaaatgaaccaagaaaactctctctctccccaaatttttcataaagattaaattttggaTAATGAAAATGAACCAAGAAAACTTAATAAAgggcctctctctctctcttaatcttcataaagatcaaattttgaaaaatgaaaatgaaccAAGAAAACTTAATTAAGGgcttctccttctctctctctctcttacattGGAAAAGGCTGAACATTCGATTTTGTGTACCAATCAcagaatcaaacaaaaaaagagaatCTGTAGTAGAATTTGTACTCACTCTAAAGCTATTCTCCATGGCCACAGATCCATAGCCATTGAGCAAGCCAGCAGCAGAGGAAGACCctaaaaaaaagcaaacatGTTTATTGAATTAAGGGAAAAGGGTGGAAGAAAAAGGTGATGGAATTTTACCAGGGTTGATATTGTTAGGGAAGTTGGAGTAAATgggaagatgatgatgatgatcgGAGGTGAAGCGCTTCTTCTGACGCTCGCGGGCCTTGTGATTCTGGAACCAGTAAAAGACGTTTTTGCCCTCGATCTTGCCGTACTGCCTCAGCTTGGCGGAGATTCGCTGAATCTGCTCGGCTGTGGGAGACCTGACCCCGCTGTTGTAATAAAGATCCTTCAAGATTCTGATCTGGTCGCTTGTCGGTGTCCACCTCGTACTGCTCTGTCTGCACACGAAGCTCGTCGTTTTACCGCCTCCACCTTGCTCTTCatttcctccatttcctcCATTTCCACCTACCTGCTGCTGCTGTTCCatagtgagagagagagagaaggggcTAATGCTaatgatgagagagagagagggttaTTAGTTGAATGAGGGAAGAGGGAAAAGGGAATTAtaaagaggagagagagagagagatgacaGGAGGGCACATGAAGGAAGGATTTgagatttgagagagagaaagaggataTCAGAGAGATATCTGAGAGAGAAGGACTGAAGTTGACAGAGCAAAGGCTAACAAAAAGGAAGGGACAAAAAGAGACTAGAAAGGAGCAATTCAGACACAATTGCTTGGATCAAAAGCCATCATATCCATCATCAAGattttcttctctcattaTCCTTCCCTCTTCCCTTTCCACAATTGCTTGGATCATTTTACTACTACAGGACTTTGCTTAAAATTAAACCCCTAATACTCCTAGTAATTAAGTACTAGCACACTCACTTCACCCTAAATCAAACTCTAGCCCATTCTTTTTTAATGAAGATGACCCTAaatcaaaccctaattttgtagtatgaaattaaaaggagTGGGTTTTAGTAATTAAACCAACCCTTGTTTAGTAGAAAAGGGATTGGATTTCTAAAATCCCCATATTTAGAAGAAAAAGATTGATTTTTGTCCCAATAATTTGTGTTATGGAAGAATATTAGTATGATTTTAATGTTTGAAGGATGATTATTCTTTTAATGGTGATATGCAGTGATAGAGCCAACTTAGTTACTAGTGTACAGATCTTTCGATATATGTTCTAGTGTACTTTAATAAAGGGACTACTATCTACTATCCTATAAATGGATTTGCTTTTTAActgcaaaaattaatttttttctttcttgaatatttatagaaaaagttGTGACagagaaattaattagtgtgTGACTGAGACATTGATGAATAAGTGCTGAAATTTGACCATAGTATGACTGACCACAAAGCATTCGCTTTCTTAACTCGGAATTCATTTTTTCGTTTATTGTGCTCAAATGATTTATATGTGCAATGAAATAGTTATGGTCTTAATAGACATATATCATCATAGTAGAATATTAGACATCGTTACTATTAGTTGTTTCCATATATTTCTATTCgcgttggaagtttgaaaTGATGTTTCTAATAATTGTCGACCAATCTAGTACTCCCTCTCTCCTaatgttatatatattttggaaaatattttagagaaataatgtctccaagccataacGCTATAATAGGGttaaaatagttattttatatttttatttaaatttatgttttgtatGTTTTCTATGTTACCCTTTACATTAATTGTGCATATTAATTAGATCTATTTAAGGATATAGCTTAAACTTTGGAGTTATGTACGGGAATAATTTGCTTTCATGAGATCCACATTATTTATGatcaacatttttaattttgtttcttttttataatatcattgtatttatatatttattgtatatttagTTTACGAATAATTCAATGATGTACTACCATCatttagaaaacaaataatggTGATCAAACTAATCttcataaattttagtttaaataaattaataatttaataaaaaatacagtTCTTAGTTTTCTCTAGTTTTACACTATTTGTACCATTTACGAAAAAATTTGATTCTTCTGTCAAGTTTTATATACcataaacatttttaatttcttattaattgataaatcagggtaattcaaatttatattgagctattcatacaaatttaatttatttataaaaacaataacttTTATGTGTTATGactaaaattattatctaCTATAAGAAactaaacttttatttatatacattcgtaatttttatttttaaaaataattattttattcaaaatagtTTATTCTGAATAacagtaattttaaattacaaaaataacattttagcaagaaaaatattttttatgctcAAGatcaatgaatttttttattacaataaaattttatacatgAAACTAATAAtctttattgaaaaaaatagtagtaattttttttcacataaaatttttgttacaagaattgtattatttttattagtttgaacgaataaccttttttttatttattaaaacaccAACTTTATTCACAATAAAAGAAAGTTTTTAGCAAAAATGTAACTTTCGTTGACATcttttattcacaaaattaatattactatactAACTTTTTATTCATTAGACCAAAATTATTTATCCATAAGAATAATAAccattatttacaaaataataaattttatttaggaGTAACATTTATTCGCAAAAACCTTAACTTTTATTCactagtataataaattttactcataagaataataacttttatttattggagcaataattttattttactagaACTATAAGCTTTTATTTGTTACAATAATGCTTttattgataatattaattaaaatggatatttttcaaaattataataactcttgtaaaatagcaaaattaaataactttatccaaaaaaaaaaaaatagctctTGGCTGCAACTAAACTATAttagagtaataaattttatatattaaatactatgacttttttcataataaatgtaaattttatccccaaaaataata
The genomic region above belongs to Salvia hispanica cultivar TCC Black 2014 chromosome 3, UniMelb_Shisp_WGS_1.0, whole genome shotgun sequence and contains:
- the LOC125216994 gene encoding protein ANTHESIS POMOTING FACTOR 1-like codes for the protein MAGGQSEREDKVSLELTEEILQSMEVGMAFRDYNGRISSMDFHKTSGYLVTASDDESIRLYDVASATCLKTINSKKYGVDLVSFTSHPTTVIYSSKNGWDESLRLLSLHDNKYLRYFKGHHDRVVSLSLCSRNDCFVSGSLDRTVLLWDQRAEKCQGLLRVQGRPAAAYDDQGLVFSVAFGGYIRMFDTRKYEKGPFDIFSLGGDVSEANVVKFSNDGGLMLLTTSNGHIHVLDSFRGTLLATHNVKPVSSNSTLEASFSPEGTFVISGSGDGSVYVWSVRSGKEVASWMSTEAEPPVIKWAPGNLMFVTGSSELSFWIPDLSKLAAYVGRK
- the LOC125210514 gene encoding protein WUSCHEL-like — translated: MEQQQQVGGNGGNGGNEEQGGGGKTTSFVCRQSSTRWTPTSDQIRILKDLYYNSGVRSPTAEQIQRISAKLRQYGKIEGKNVFYWFQNHKARERQKKRFTSDHHHHLPIYSNFPNNINPGSSSAAGLLNGYGSVAMENSFRECSITPNANVGGQNLAWFGVDPYPSPYPFLEMSRSINDQTLLQTTEEEASEIETLPLFPMHGDAKQDWHHRGEDAIAAGSLELSLNPYAAGFRH